The sequence ATCCGAAGTCGGACATGCCGGTGACCCAGTTCAACATGAAATGGGTCGAGCCGGCGGGCCTCGTCAAATTCGACTTCCTCGGCCTGAAGACGCTGACCGTGCTCGACGTCGCCTGCAAGCTGCTCAAGCCGCGCGACATTCATGTCGATCTCGCCACGCTGCCGATCGACGATGCCGAAAGCTACCAGATGCTGGCGCGCGGCGAGGTGGTCGGCGTGTTCCAGGTTGAAAGCGCGGGCATGCGGCGCGCGCTGGTCGACATGCGGCCCGACCGTTTCGAGGACATCATTGCCCTCGTCGCGCTCTATCGCCCGGGCCCGATGGCGAACATCCCGACCTATTGCGCACGCAAGCACGGCGACGAGGAGCCGGAATATCTGCATCCCGTGCTGGAGCCGATCCTGAAGGAGACCTTCGGCGTCATCATCTACCAGGAACAGGTGATGCAGATCGCGCAGGTGATGTCGGGCTATTCGCTCGGCGACGCCGACCTGCTGCGCCGCGCCATGGGCAAGAAGATCCGCGCCGAGATGGACAAGCAGCGCGACATCTTCGTCGCGGGCGCGGTGAAGAACGGCGTGCCGAAGGGGCAGGCCGAGACCATCTTCGAATTGCTCGCCAAGTTTGCCGACTACGGCTTCAACAAGAGCCACGCAGCGGCCTATGCGCTGGTATCCTACCACACCGCCTACATGAAGGCGCATTATCCGGTGGAGTTCATCGCAGCGTCCATGACGCTCGATCTCAACAACACGGACAAGCTCTCCGAATTCCGCTCCGAGGCGCAGCGCCTCGGCATCAAGGTCGAGCCGCCGAACATCAACCGCTCCGGTGCGACCTTCGAGGTCGGCGACAAGGTCATCTACTACGCGCTCGCCGCCCTCAAAGGCGTCGGCATCCAGGCGATCGAACAGATCATCGAGGAGCGCACGAAGCGGGGGGTGTTCACCTCGCTCGCTGACTTCGCCGCGCGCGTCAATCCGCGTGCGATCAACAAGCGTATCATCGAAAGCCTGGCTGCCGCCGGCGCTTTCGACACGCTGGAGCCAAACCGCGCCCGCGTCTTCGCAGGCGCAGACTCGATCATGGCCGCCTGCCAGCGCGCGCATCAGGCCGAGACGATCGGCCAGAACGACATGTTCGGCATGTCGGCGGACGCGCCGACGATCATGCTGCCGCAGATCGAGCCCTGGCTGCCGGCCGAGCGGCTGCGTCGCGAGTACGACGCGATCGGCTTCTTCCTGTCGGGACATCCGCTCGACGATTACGCCACCGTCCTGAAGCGGCTGCGGGTGCAGAGCTGGGCCGAGTTCTCGCGCGCGGTGAAGACCGGCGCCACCGCCGGCAAGGTCGCGGCCACCGTGGTCTCGCGCATGGAGCGGCGCACCAAGACCGGCAACAAGATGGGCATCATGGGCCTGTCGGACCCGACCGGGCATTTCGAGGCGGTGCTGTTCTCGGAAGGGCTCGCGCAATATCGCGACGTGCTGGAGCCGGGCGCCGCCGTGCTGCTCCAGCTCGGCGCCGAGCTCCAGGGCGAGGACGTGCGCGCCCGCGTGCTGCATGCCGAGCCGCTCGATGAGGCCGCGGCCAAGACGCAGAAGGGCCTGCGCATCTTCCTGCGCGATACCAAGCCGCTGGACTCGATCGCCAAGCGTCTCGCCGGTCCCGATGCAGCCGCGTCGAACGGCGCCGCGCCGAAGGTCGGCAGCCCGGGGCTAGCGCCGCGCTCCAACGGCGACGGCGAGGTCTCGCTGGTGATGATGCTCGACCTCGAGACCGAGGTGGAGATGAAGCTGCCCGGCCGCTTCAAGGTCTCGCCGCAGATCGCCGGCGCGATCAAGGCGGTTGCGGGCGTGGTGGACGTGCAGCAACTGTAGAGCGCGATGAGATTTAGACGAATCATCATCGCGCTTTGGATTGTTGTTGGAGCATGAACTCCGGACAAACGCGTGCCGCGTTTGTCGCGAGGGAAGATTGCTGCGCTTTTTTTCGGATCATGCCCTAGCAGCCGGTCGCGAATATATGCGGGCGCGCGCAGGTCCGTGCAGTCGCTGCGCGTGAGGCGAGCGATCACTTCGGCTTGGCAGCATGGTTCGCGGTGCAGCAATCATAAGTTGCGTCAATTATAATTGGTGATTTTTTCATATCGGCGCACCTATCATCGCGACGCTTCCATTCGTCCACTGTACCTGGGGAAACATCACATGTGCGACAAGTGCTCTGAATCTCTGCATCATCAACCTCCGCATCAAGACATCGCGCCGTCACGTCGGTCCGCGATGCTGTTTGGCGCCGCTGCGTTTTGCATGGCTTTCGCCGGCGGAGCTTTCGCCAACCGCGCCTTGGCCAAGGAAGCCAAGCAGCCACCCAAGCCGCAGAACGTGCTGGCGCCCGACGCGGCGCTGAAGCGGCTGATGGCGGGCAATGCGCGCTATGTCGAAGGCGTAGCGCGGCGCCACGATTTCAAGCACGAGCGTGAGGCGCTGGCCGGTGGCCAGAACCCGTTCGCGGCCGTTCTGAGCTGCGCCGACTCGCGCATCGCGCCGGAATATGCCTTCGACAGCGGCCGCGGCGATCTCTTCGTCTGTCGCGTCGCCGGAAATTTTGCCGGCACCGAGACCATCGCCAGCATGGAATATGCCGTCGCGGTGCTCAACGCGCCCCTGATCCTCGTGCTCGGCCATGACAGTTGCGGCGCGGTCGATGCGACGCTGAAGGCGATCAAGGACAATACGTCGCCGCCGGGACACATTCCCTCGCTGGTCGATGCGATCGCGCCCGCCGCAAAGGCTGCGATGCAGCAGGGCGGCGGGGATGTCCTCGACAAGGCGATCCGGCAGAACGTGATCGACAATGTCGCAAAGCTGAAGTCGGCCGCGCCGATCCTCAACGCGGCCGTGGAGCAGGGCAAGCTCAAGGTCGTCGGCGGCATCTACCGGCTCACGACGGGAACGGTCGACCTGATCCAGGGCTGAACGGGCCGACGCGGCTCGCCGCAGTGCGGCCACAAGGCTTGCGTGGGCCTGACGCAGGGTTTGATATGAGGCGGGGGCGCCATGCCGCCGCCTCAATCCGCGCTTTTCGTTCAAGAGCCATTCAGCCAGCCGGGCGTTTCATGCACGCTGGCACCTCAAAGACAAAAGCGGGCAAGCAAGCCATGCGTGGGACGCTCAAAGTCTTCATCTGCCTTCTCCTGCCGATCATGGTCCTTGCCGCTGGCGGTCCGGGGCCGGTGCGCGCGCAGCAGCAGGAAAAGCGCATCGCGCTCGTTGTCGGCAACGGCGCTTATGCCAAGTCGCCGCTCGCGACGACCGCGAACGATGCCGGCCTGATCGCGCAGACGCTGCAGGCGGCGGGCTTCGACGTCGTCGGCGCCCGCGATCTCGACGGCGACACGCTGCGCAAGAGCTTTCGCGATTTCGTCCAGAAGGCGCAGGCCTCGGGTCCCGGGACCGTCGCGATGGTCTATCTCGCCGGCTACGGCGTGCAGCTCGCCGGTGAGAACTATTTTATCCCGGTCGATTCCAACATCACGCGCGACACCGACATTCCGACCGAAGCCTTGCGCATCAGCGACTATGCGCGCCAGCTTGCGGCCCTTCCGCTCAAGGCCAACATCGTCGTGCTCGATGCAGCCCGCGCGCAGCCCTTCATCGAGGGCGGGCAGCCGATCGCGAGCGGGCTGGCGCTGGTCGAGCCCGATCCGAACATGCTGATCGCCTTCAACGCCGCGCCCGGCACGGTGGCGCCGGAGGAGCCGGGACCGTACGGCATCTACGCGCAGTCGCTGGCGGAAATGATCCGGACCGGCGGGTTGTCGTTGGCAGATGTGTTCGACCGCGTCCGCCTGCGCGTCAACGAGGCCAGCAAGGGCGCG is a genomic window of Bradyrhizobium sp. CB1717 containing:
- a CDS encoding carbonic anhydrase encodes the protein MCDKCSESLHHQPPHQDIAPSRRSAMLFGAAAFCMAFAGGAFANRALAKEAKQPPKPQNVLAPDAALKRLMAGNARYVEGVARRHDFKHEREALAGGQNPFAAVLSCADSRIAPEYAFDSGRGDLFVCRVAGNFAGTETIASMEYAVAVLNAPLILVLGHDSCGAVDATLKAIKDNTSPPGHIPSLVDAIAPAAKAAMQQGGGDVLDKAIRQNVIDNVAKLKSAAPILNAAVEQGKLKVVGGIYRLTTGTVDLIQG
- the dnaE gene encoding DNA polymerase III subunit alpha, giving the protein MPSAGFVHLHVHSAYSLLKGSIKIAKLAELAKKDHQPALALTDTDNLFGALEFSDKMAGSGIQPIVGCELAIDFGDQDPNARNAMAPSRVVLLAAQERGYRSLMRLNSRAFLESPDSHAPFIKFDWFDGETEGLIALTGGPDGPISLALAGGMAELAATRCERLANLFGDRLYIELQRHNIDKERRIESGLIDIAYAKGLPLVATNEPYFASTDDYEAHDALLCIAGGRLIAETDRVQLTPDHRFKTRAEMAVLFADIPEALASTVEIAERCSFRPMTRKPILPFFTVGAAASSDAAAVEAAELKRQAEEGLANRLRVHGLSQGMTEEDYNKRLAFELDVIMRMKYAGYFLIVSDFIKWAKSQGIPVGPGRGSGAGSLVAWALTITDLDPIKFGLLFERFLNPERVSMPDFDIDFCQDRRGEVIQYVQQRYGRDQVAQIITFGTLQARGVLRDVGRVLQMPYGQVDKLTKLVPQNPAAPVTLAAAIESEPKLQAFRDEDPVVARAFDIAQRLEGLTRHASTHAAGIVIGDRPLSELVPMYRDPKSDMPVTQFNMKWVEPAGLVKFDFLGLKTLTVLDVACKLLKPRDIHVDLATLPIDDAESYQMLARGEVVGVFQVESAGMRRALVDMRPDRFEDIIALVALYRPGPMANIPTYCARKHGDEEPEYLHPVLEPILKETFGVIIYQEQVMQIAQVMSGYSLGDADLLRRAMGKKIRAEMDKQRDIFVAGAVKNGVPKGQAETIFELLAKFADYGFNKSHAAAYALVSYHTAYMKAHYPVEFIAASMTLDLNNTDKLSEFRSEAQRLGIKVEPPNINRSGATFEVGDKVIYYALAALKGVGIQAIEQIIEERTKRGVFTSLADFAARVNPRAINKRIIESLAAAGAFDTLEPNRARVFAGADSIMAACQRAHQAETIGQNDMFGMSADAPTIMLPQIEPWLPAERLRREYDAIGFFLSGHPLDDYATVLKRLRVQSWAEFSRAVKTGATAGKVAATVVSRMERRTKTGNKMGIMGLSDPTGHFEAVLFSEGLAQYRDVLEPGAAVLLQLGAELQGEDVRARVLHAEPLDEAAAKTQKGLRIFLRDTKPLDSIAKRLAGPDAAASNGAAPKVGSPGLAPRSNGDGEVSLVMMLDLETEVEMKLPGRFKVSPQIAGAIKAVAGVVDVQQL